One stretch of Nocardia mangyaensis DNA includes these proteins:
- the pstA gene encoding phosphate ABC transporter permease PstA: MATTTTLDKPLKAPTFRHVSKSRRIKNNAATGVVTACFLIALIPLVWVLGLVITKGISSIVSADWWFFSQMGVLPDQSGGGVYHAIYGTIVQAAVASVIAVPLGIMAAVFLVEYGRGRLAKVTTFMVDILAGVPSIVAALFIFALWIATLGMPQSSFAVSLALVLLMLPVVVRSTEEMLKLVPDELREASYALGVPKWKTILRIVIPTAAPGMISGILLALARVMGETAPVLVLVGYSKSINQDIFNGNMASLPLMIYQELANPEPAGRARVWGAALTLILLIALLYLAAAGVNKLLTRNR; this comes from the coding sequence ATGGCCACCACAACGACCCTCGACAAGCCGCTCAAGGCGCCGACGTTTCGGCATGTCAGCAAGAGTCGGCGGATCAAGAACAACGCCGCGACCGGCGTGGTCACCGCCTGCTTCCTGATCGCGCTGATCCCGCTGGTGTGGGTGCTCGGCCTGGTGATCACCAAGGGCATCAGCTCGATCGTGTCGGCCGACTGGTGGTTCTTCTCGCAGATGGGTGTGCTGCCGGATCAGTCCGGTGGCGGTGTGTACCACGCGATCTACGGCACCATCGTGCAGGCCGCGGTCGCCTCGGTCATCGCGGTGCCGCTGGGCATCATGGCCGCGGTCTTCTTGGTCGAGTACGGCCGTGGCCGACTGGCCAAGGTCACCACCTTCATGGTCGACATCCTCGCCGGTGTGCCCTCGATCGTGGCCGCGCTGTTCATCTTCGCGCTGTGGATCGCCACCCTCGGCATGCCGCAGAGCTCCTTCGCCGTCTCGCTGGCGCTGGTGCTGCTGATGCTGCCGGTGGTCGTGCGCAGCACCGAGGAAATGCTCAAGCTGGTGCCCGACGAACTGCGTGAGGCGTCCTACGCGCTCGGTGTGCCCAAGTGGAAGACCATCCTGCGGATCGTCATCCCGACCGCCGCTCCCGGCATGATCAGCGGCATCTTGCTCGCGCTGGCTCGCGTGATGGGTGAGACCGCGCCCGTGCTGGTGCTCGTCGGCTACTCGAAGTCGATCAACCAGGACATCTTCAACGGCAACATGGCCTCGCTGCCGCTGATGATCTACCAAGAGCTGGCCAACCCGGAGCCCGCGGGCCGCGCACGTGTCTGGGGTGCGGCGCTCACCCTGATCCTGCTCATCGCGTTGCTGTACCTGGCCGCGGCCGGCGTCAACAAGCTGCTCACCCGGAACCGATAG
- a CDS encoding LCP family protein: MGDDRRGRTPRPGGRAPWERYPTAEPTEQPETGSRRSRHADSAQDPNAAPLTVQDLVDRVDSERTRRGRRTKGPEPDPASRAGRRAREQAPRPTPRPDVAPRAAASPVVGDIAGSAPSPADRTATTALPVSGRDPDPVTDILPAITDATAPPQRAKPVKTASAAPPRRPDVDGRRRKQARMAGRVSLTFIAVLALVVTGGGWSYLRATGNAFTQVSALDGDVADVLDGDMQLGDENYLIVGTDTRAGANAEVGAGTVADAEGARADTVMLVHIPQNRSRVVVVSFPRDLDVTRPQCAGWDNDQATYTDQKFPSAMGDKLNAVYALGGPRCLVDVVRKMSGLNIGHFIGIDFAGFEAMVDQIGDVEVCSTKPIIDGVLGTVLETSGKQRVDGKTALNYVRARHVVGEERSDYDRINRQQRFLASLLRSTLSSRVLFDPGTLNGFIQEFTKHTFVDRVTPQDLLLLGRSLQKMDAGAVTFLTIPTAGTTSYGNEIPRETDIKAIFRAIIDDQPLPGETKAPEVVSPNSSPPTTPPTQYAVSPSTVSLLVSNGSMQSGAAYAATTRLSNQGFQIYSTGNYAGGTVESSKVRFAAGHEAEAATVASTIRGASLEQADELGSIVEVVLGSDYDGVVRTATGIGEPLPNVPIGEPHSAGPIALPSDLEHMNAADDTCQ; encoded by the coding sequence GTGGGTGACGATCGGCGCGGGCGTACGCCCCGGCCCGGAGGTCGCGCCCCCTGGGAGCGCTATCCGACGGCCGAGCCCACCGAGCAGCCGGAGACCGGATCACGGCGTTCCCGGCACGCGGACTCCGCACAGGACCCCAACGCCGCGCCGCTGACCGTGCAGGACCTGGTCGACCGGGTCGACAGCGAGCGGACCCGACGCGGTCGCCGCACCAAGGGCCCCGAGCCGGACCCTGCCTCCCGCGCCGGCCGCCGCGCCCGCGAGCAGGCCCCGCGCCCCACCCCACGACCCGATGTCGCCCCTCGCGCCGCGGCCTCCCCGGTCGTCGGCGACATCGCGGGCTCGGCCCCCTCGCCCGCCGACCGCACCGCGACGACCGCGCTGCCCGTCAGCGGCCGCGATCCCGATCCGGTCACCGACATCCTGCCCGCGATCACCGACGCCACCGCCCCGCCCCAGCGGGCCAAGCCGGTCAAGACCGCGTCCGCCGCGCCGCCACGGCGCCCCGATGTCGACGGCCGCCGCCGCAAGCAGGCGCGGATGGCGGGCCGGGTCTCGCTCACCTTCATCGCGGTGCTCGCGCTGGTCGTCACCGGCGGCGGCTGGAGTTACCTGCGCGCCACCGGCAATGCCTTCACCCAGGTCTCCGCGCTCGACGGCGACGTGGCGGACGTGCTCGACGGTGACATGCAGCTCGGCGACGAGAACTACCTGATCGTCGGCACCGATACCAGGGCGGGCGCGAATGCCGAGGTGGGAGCGGGCACCGTCGCGGACGCCGAGGGCGCTCGCGCCGACACGGTGATGCTGGTGCACATCCCGCAGAACCGCTCCCGGGTAGTGGTCGTGTCGTTCCCGCGCGATCTCGACGTCACGCGTCCGCAGTGCGCCGGTTGGGACAACGACCAGGCCACCTACACCGACCAGAAGTTCCCCTCGGCGATGGGCGACAAGCTCAACGCGGTGTACGCCCTCGGCGGGCCGCGCTGCCTGGTGGACGTGGTCCGCAAGATGTCGGGCCTCAACATCGGCCACTTCATCGGTATCGACTTCGCCGGTTTCGAGGCGATGGTCGACCAGATCGGCGATGTCGAGGTGTGCTCGACCAAGCCGATCATCGACGGGGTGCTGGGCACCGTGTTGGAGACCTCGGGCAAGCAGCGGGTCGACGGCAAGACGGCACTCAACTATGTGCGCGCGCGACATGTGGTCGGTGAGGAACGCAGCGACTACGACCGAATCAACCGACAGCAGCGCTTCCTCGCCTCGCTGCTGCGCAGCACGCTGTCGAGCCGGGTGCTCTTCGATCCGGGCACGCTCAACGGCTTCATCCAGGAGTTCACCAAACACACCTTCGTCGACCGGGTGACCCCGCAGGACCTGCTGCTGCTCGGCCGTTCACTGCAGAAGATGGACGCGGGCGCGGTCACCTTCTTGACCATCCCGACCGCGGGCACCACCTCCTACGGCAACGAGATCCCGCGCGAGACCGACATCAAGGCCATTTTCCGCGCGATCATCGACGATCAGCCGCTGCCCGGCGAGACCAAGGCCCCCGAAGTGGTGAGCCCGAACTCCAGCCCGCCGACCACACCGCCGACGCAGTACGCGGTATCGCCGAGCACGGTGTCGCTGCTGGTCTCCAATGGCTCGATGCAGTCGGGCGCGGCCTACGCCGCCACGACCAGACTCAGCAACCAGGGCTTCCAGATCTATAGCACCGGCAATTACGCGGGCGGCACCGTCGAGTCGTCGAAGGTCCGCTTCGCGGCTGGTCACGAGGCCGAGGCCGCCACGGTCGCCAGCACCATCCGTGGCGCGAGCCTCGAGCAGGCCGACGAACTCGGCAGCATCGTCGAGGTGGTACTCGGCTCCGACTACGACGGCGTCGTGCGCACCGCGACCGGGATCGGCGAGCCGCTGCCGAACGTGCCGATCGGCGAGCCGCACAGCGCCGGGCCGATCGCGCTGCCCTCGGATCTCGAGCACATGAACGCCGCGGACGACACCTGCCAGTAG
- the pstB gene encoding phosphate ABC transporter ATP-binding protein PstB, which produces MAKRIDVKDLNIYYGSFHAVSDVDLTVLPRSVTAFIGPSGCGKSTVLRSLNRMHEVTPNARVEGAVLLDGEDIYGSAIDPVGVRRTIGMVFQRPNPFPTMSIKDNVVAGLKLQGVRNKKELDEVAERSLKGSNLWNEVKDRLDKPGGSLSGGQQQRLCIARAIAVSPDVLLMDEPCSALDPISTLAIEDLITELKKEFTIVIVTHNMQQAARVSDQTGFFNLETQGKPGRLIEIDDTEKIFSNPAQRATEDYISGRFG; this is translated from the coding sequence ATGGCCAAGCGGATCGACGTCAAAGATCTCAACATCTATTACGGCAGCTTCCACGCCGTGTCGGACGTGGACCTGACCGTCCTGCCGCGCAGTGTCACCGCCTTCATCGGTCCCTCCGGTTGCGGTAAGTCCACCGTGCTGCGCTCGCTCAACCGGATGCACGAGGTGACCCCGAATGCCCGGGTCGAGGGCGCGGTGCTGCTCGACGGCGAGGACATCTACGGTTCGGCGATCGACCCGGTCGGCGTGCGACGCACCATCGGCATGGTGTTCCAGCGTCCGAACCCGTTCCCCACCATGTCGATCAAGGACAACGTGGTGGCCGGGCTCAAGCTGCAGGGTGTGCGCAACAAGAAGGAACTCGACGAGGTCGCCGAGCGCTCGCTCAAGGGCTCCAACCTCTGGAACGAGGTCAAGGACCGGCTCGACAAGCCCGGCGGCAGCCTCTCCGGTGGTCAGCAGCAGCGCCTGTGCATCGCCCGCGCCATCGCGGTCTCGCCCGACGTGCTGCTGATGGACGAGCCCTGTTCGGCGCTGGACCCGATCTCCACCCTGGCGATCGAGGACCTGATCACCGAACTCAAGAAAGAGTTCACCATCGTCATCGTCACCCACAACATGCAGCAGGCCGCACGCGTGAGTGACCAGACCGGCTTCTTCAATCTCGAGACCCAGGGCAAGCCCGGCAGGCTCATCGAGATCGACGACACCGAGAAGATCTTCTCCAACCCGGCCCAGCGCGCCACCGAGGACTACATCTCCGGCCGCTTCGGCTAG
- the pstC gene encoding phosphate ABC transporter permease subunit PstC — protein sequence MPTEPKTDKAPDSGRVSRLNAETIFRWAATAAGATIVAAIALIALFLLIRAVPSLRADEVNFFTSTEFSTGDADNLRFGIRDLFMVTVLSSVFALVVAVPIGVGIALFLTHYAPSRLGKPFTMLVDLLAAVPSIVFGLWGFLVLAPQISPVQQFLNDNLGWFFLFSEGNVSIGGGGTIFTAGVVLAVMILPIITSVSREVFALTPRAHIEAAQALGATKWEVVQMTVLPYGRSGVIAGSMLGLGRALGETIAVLVVLRTATVPGEWSLFDGGYTFASKIASAAAEFSQPLPTGAYIAAGFVLFALTFVVNALARLASGGKVNG from the coding sequence ATGCCGACCGAACCGAAAACCGACAAGGCCCCGGACTCGGGTCGCGTCAGCCGCCTGAACGCCGAGACGATCTTTCGGTGGGCGGCCACCGCGGCGGGCGCGACGATCGTCGCGGCCATCGCGTTGATCGCCTTGTTCCTGCTGATCCGCGCGGTTCCCTCGCTCAGGGCTGACGAGGTCAACTTCTTCACCAGTACCGAATTCTCCACCGGCGATGCCGACAACCTACGCTTCGGTATCCGTGACCTGTTCATGGTCACGGTGCTCAGCTCGGTGTTCGCGCTCGTCGTCGCGGTGCCGATCGGTGTCGGCATCGCCCTGTTCCTGACCCATTACGCGCCGTCGCGGCTCGGCAAGCCGTTCACGATGCTGGTCGACCTGCTCGCCGCGGTGCCCTCGATCGTGTTCGGTCTGTGGGGCTTCCTGGTGCTGGCGCCGCAGATCTCGCCGGTTCAGCAGTTCCTCAACGACAACCTCGGCTGGTTCTTCCTGTTCTCCGAGGGCAATGTCTCGATCGGCGGCGGCGGCACCATCTTCACCGCCGGTGTGGTGCTCGCGGTGATGATCCTGCCGATCATCACCTCGGTGTCGCGTGAGGTGTTCGCACTGACACCGCGTGCCCATATCGAGGCGGCGCAGGCGCTCGGCGCCACCAAATGGGAAGTCGTACAGATGACCGTCCTTCCCTACGGGCGCAGCGGCGTGATCGCCGGTTCCATGCTCGGCCTCGGCCGAGCGCTCGGCGAGACGATCGCGGTGCTCGTTGTGCTGCGTACCGCGACCGTGCCGGGTGAATGGTCGCTGTTCGACGGTGGCTACACCTTCGCCTCCAAGATCGCTTCGGCGGCTGCGGAGTTCAGTCAGCCGTTGCCGACCGGTGCCTACATCGCCGCCGGCTTCGTCCTCTTCGCGCTGACCTTCGTCGTCAACGCGCTGGCCCGCTTGGCTTCCGGCGGAAAGGTGAACGGCTGA
- the phoU gene encoding phosphate signaling complex protein PhoU — protein MRVIYNEQMADLANLLGEMAGLAGQAMEQATQSLLQADLALAEQVIGEQDRISVMIAEAEEKAFALLALQAPVAGDLRQVVSAIQIVNDVNRMGALALHVAKVTRRRHPAHALPESVNGYFAEMGRIAVSMGAGAKEVLETRDPERAAQLNQDDEAMDDLHRHLFTLLMDREWQYGVAHAVDVTLLGRYYERFADHAVEIGRRVIFLVTGVLPADKDLETS, from the coding sequence ATGCGTGTCATCTACAACGAGCAAATGGCCGATCTCGCCAACCTCCTGGGCGAGATGGCCGGTCTCGCTGGCCAGGCCATGGAACAGGCCACCCAGTCGCTGCTGCAGGCCGACCTGGCCTTGGCCGAGCAGGTCATCGGTGAGCAGGATCGGATCTCGGTGATGATCGCCGAGGCCGAGGAGAAGGCTTTCGCGCTGCTCGCGCTGCAGGCGCCCGTCGCGGGCGATCTGCGCCAGGTGGTGAGCGCGATCCAGATCGTCAACGACGTGAACCGGATGGGCGCGCTGGCCCTGCATGTCGCCAAGGTCACCCGTCGTCGCCATCCCGCCCACGCCCTGCCCGAATCGGTCAACGGCTACTTCGCCGAGATGGGCCGGATCGCGGTCAGCATGGGCGCCGGCGCCAAGGAGGTGCTCGAGACCCGCGATCCCGAGCGCGCCGCCCAGCTGAACCAGGACGACGAGGCGATGGACGACCTCCACCGCCACCTGTTCACCCTCCTGATGGACCGCGAGTGGCAGTACGGCGTCGCACACGCCGTCGACGTCACCCTGCTGGGCCGCTACTACGAGCGCTTCGCCGACCACGCCGTCGAGATCGGCCGCCGAGTCATCTTCCTGGTGACCGGCGTCCTCCCCGCCGACAAGGATCTCGAAACCAGCTGA